The following are encoded in a window of Streptomyces sp. SAT1 genomic DNA:
- a CDS encoding DUF6114 domain-containing protein produces MSAETSAVPGQFTRRRLQFRAWRGTRPFWAGLFVLLGGLPIMYFPYAHLQVGHLTLAMSTTAGAGSLIIGVLLVVLGISLWFQKHIRVFAGVASILLGLVSIPVSNFGGFLMGFLLALIGGAMAVSWAPGVPPARQDDESTGKPGEPGPADAVDESNDLSGTSPANGANGRHSAG; encoded by the coding sequence ATGAGCGCCGAGACTTCCGCCGTGCCCGGCCAGTTCACTCGCCGGAGGCTGCAGTTCCGCGCCTGGCGGGGCACCCGGCCGTTCTGGGCGGGGCTGTTCGTCCTGCTCGGCGGCTTGCCGATCATGTACTTCCCGTACGCCCATCTCCAGGTCGGCCATCTGACGCTGGCGATGTCGACCACCGCGGGCGCGGGCTCCCTGATCATCGGTGTGCTGCTCGTGGTCCTGGGCATCAGCCTCTGGTTCCAGAAGCACATCCGGGTCTTCGCGGGTGTCGCCTCGATCCTGCTCGGGCTGGTGTCCATCCCGGTGTCCAACTTCGGCGGCTTCCTCATGGGCTTCCTGCTCGCCCTCATCGGCGGCGCGATGGCCGTGTCCTGGGCGCCGGGTGTGCCGCCCGCGCGGCAGGACGACGAAAGCACCGGGAAGCCCGGAGAGCCCGGCCCGGCGGACGCGGTGGACGAGTCGAACGACCTGTCAGGAACGAGCCCGGCCAACGGGGCGAACGGGAGGCACAGTGCCGGCTGA
- a CDS encoding MTH1187 family thiamine-binding protein, whose protein sequence is MIVAFSVTPLGVGEDVGEYVADAVRVVRESGLPNRTDAMFTSVEGEWDEVMDVVRRAVAAVEARAPRVSLVLKADIRPGVTDGLTAKVETVERHLAGE, encoded by the coding sequence GTGATCGTCGCCTTCTCCGTCACCCCGCTGGGCGTCGGCGAGGACGTGGGCGAGTACGTCGCCGACGCCGTCCGGGTCGTGCGCGAGTCCGGCCTGCCGAACCGCACCGACGCCATGTTCACCTCCGTCGAGGGCGAATGGGACGAGGTCATGGACGTGGTCCGGCGCGCCGTGGCCGCGGTGGAGGCCCGCGCCCCGCGCGTCTCCCTCGTCCTCAAGGCCGACATCCGCCCCGGCGTCACCGACGGCCTCACCGCCAAGGTGGAGACGGTCGAACGGCACCTGGCGGGGGAGTAG
- a CDS encoding DUF3817 domain-containing protein: protein MKRSVLTRYRVMAYVTGVLLVLLTLGVIAKYGFQLDGAAKFTTVIGIAHGWLYVLYLVVAFDLGSKAKLPVGRQLWVLLAGTIPTAAFFVERRISRELEAKVTAPVPAAAEA from the coding sequence ATGAAACGAAGCGTGCTGACCCGCTACCGCGTCATGGCCTACGTCACCGGCGTGCTGCTGGTCCTGCTGACCCTCGGCGTGATCGCCAAGTACGGTTTCCAGCTCGACGGGGCGGCGAAGTTCACCACCGTCATCGGCATCGCGCACGGCTGGCTGTACGTGCTCTACCTGGTCGTCGCCTTCGACCTGGGCTCCAAGGCGAAACTGCCGGTCGGGCGCCAGCTGTGGGTGCTCCTGGCAGGCACGATCCCCACCGCCGCCTTCTTCGTCGAGCGCCGGATCAGCCGCGAGCTGGAGGCCAAGGTCACGGCCCCCGTACCGGCCGCCGCCGAGGCGTAA
- a CDS encoding DUF6230 family protein: protein MESQVRGGTRWKRFAVVMVPSVAATAAIGVALAQGALAASFSVSGQEFKVSAKELHGNGFAQYGAIDSGYTLTGGKATRPVAVSSFKDATIKKLCQSVTTPIGLPGIGSVTLRLEAGNSSDKQKQVSADNLYIDVADLNAKGGAVFHGIDIGVAAGETGADKGGKGPGMKGGSEQANPYGFAQQATSADLYDVQQTAWATTAGTFTLPGLHMSLSTDPKKAECY, encoded by the coding sequence ATGGAGTCCCAGGTGCGTGGCGGGACCAGATGGAAGCGGTTCGCTGTGGTGATGGTGCCCAGCGTCGCCGCGACGGCGGCGATAGGCGTGGCCCTGGCCCAGGGCGCGCTGGCCGCTTCGTTCAGCGTGTCGGGGCAGGAGTTCAAGGTCTCGGCCAAGGAACTGCACGGCAATGGCTTCGCGCAGTACGGGGCGATCGACTCCGGCTACACCCTCACGGGTGGTAAGGCCACTCGCCCGGTTGCGGTCTCGTCGTTCAAGGACGCGACGATCAAGAAGCTGTGCCAGTCGGTCACCACCCCGATCGGCCTTCCGGGGATCGGCTCCGTCACTCTGCGGCTGGAGGCGGGTAACAGCTCCGACAAGCAGAAGCAGGTCTCGGCCGACAACTTGTACATCGACGTCGCGGACCTCAACGCCAAGGGCGGTGCCGTTTTCCACGGCATCGACATCGGCGTCGCGGCTGGCGAAACGGGCGCCGACAAGGGCGGCAAGGGCCCGGGTATGAAGGGCGGAAGCGAGCAGGCCAACCCCTACGGCTTCGCCCAGCAGGCTACTTCGGCGGACCTGTACGACGTGCAGCAGACGGCGTGGGCGACCACTGCCGGCACCTTCACGCTGCCCGGTCTGCACATGTCACTGTCAACGGACCCGAAGAAGGCCGAGTGCTACTAG
- a CDS encoding TetR/AcrR family transcriptional regulator, with protein MQSRTPPLRAGRPRSAAADTAILAATRAALVELGWSKLTLGDVATRAGVAKTTLYRRWAGKNELVVDAVAELFDELRLPDLGSLAADIEGVVLQFAAILARPEAKSGLMAVVAESTRDDALRERIRGSIVERQKRLVLEGRTRAQERGELPPETDPAEAARTADLIFDIVAGAVVHRTLVSAEPADEEWVRSFTGVLLLGLGSASQVPPAAP; from the coding sequence ATGCAGAGCCGCACGCCGCCCCTCCGCGCCGGCCGCCCGCGCAGCGCCGCGGCGGACACGGCGATCCTGGCCGCCACCCGGGCGGCCCTGGTGGAGCTGGGCTGGTCGAAGCTCACGCTGGGCGACGTGGCCACGCGCGCCGGGGTCGCCAAGACCACGCTGTACCGCCGCTGGGCGGGCAAGAACGAACTGGTCGTCGACGCCGTCGCCGAACTCTTCGACGAACTACGGCTGCCCGACCTCGGCAGCCTCGCGGCCGACATCGAGGGCGTCGTCCTCCAGTTCGCGGCGATCCTGGCCCGCCCCGAGGCCAAGAGCGGCCTGATGGCCGTCGTCGCCGAGTCCACCCGCGACGACGCCCTGCGCGAACGCATCCGCGGCTCGATCGTGGAGCGTCAGAAGCGGCTCGTCCTGGAGGGCCGCACCCGGGCGCAGGAGCGCGGCGAACTCCCCCCGGAGACGGACCCGGCGGAGGCCGCCCGCACCGCCGACCTGATCTTCGACATCGTCGCGGGCGCGGTCGTCCACCGCACCCTGGTCAGCGCGGAGCCCGCCGACGAGGAATGGGTGCGGAGCTTCACGGGCGTACTCCTCCTCGGGCTGGGCTCCGCCTCGCAGGTGCCTCCGGCGGCCCCGTAG
- a CDS encoding ArsR/SmtB family transcription factor, giving the protein MPFRLRFGDDDLLRCRFALSPLWETQEAVRTLGRPDRLGYHPHWLRSIGEAARGLDLGLLRLVMPRRGHSPDFLGPPPLGPAATFEEEIAAVRAADPVAAREDLARSLADTPGAPRSPGGRALLADPARAVRELADLLEAAWHVLVEPEWPRLRALLEADIAFHSRRLAEVGLEALLPELDRRLSWDGRTLTVDWHGEYGRELGGQGLVLMPSVFSWPDVISGFEPPWQPTLVYPARGLAGLWTEPGAAGAQALVRLLGRGRAAVLAALADPATTSDLAHRLRLAPSSVSAHLAVLRDAGLLTSRRYGHRVLYERTPLGMALAASGG; this is encoded by the coding sequence ATGCCGTTCCGGCTGCGTTTCGGTGACGACGATCTGCTGCGGTGCCGCTTCGCGCTGTCGCCGCTGTGGGAGACGCAGGAGGCGGTGCGCACGCTGGGGCGCCCGGACCGGCTGGGCTACCACCCGCACTGGCTGCGGAGCATCGGGGAGGCGGCGCGGGGTCTTGACCTGGGCCTGCTGCGGCTGGTGATGCCGCGCCGGGGGCACAGCCCGGACTTCCTGGGGCCGCCGCCGCTGGGCCCGGCGGCGACGTTCGAGGAGGAGATCGCGGCAGTGCGGGCGGCCGATCCGGTGGCGGCCCGGGAGGATCTGGCGCGCTCCCTGGCGGACACGCCGGGTGCGCCGCGCTCGCCGGGCGGGCGGGCGCTGCTGGCCGATCCGGCGCGCGCGGTGCGGGAGCTGGCCGATCTGCTGGAGGCCGCCTGGCATGTGCTGGTGGAGCCGGAGTGGCCGCGGCTGCGGGCGCTGCTGGAGGCCGACATCGCCTTCCACTCGCGGCGGCTGGCCGAGGTGGGCCTGGAGGCGCTGCTGCCGGAGCTGGACCGGCGGCTGTCCTGGGACGGGCGGACGCTGACCGTGGACTGGCACGGCGAGTACGGGCGCGAACTGGGCGGCCAGGGTCTGGTGCTGATGCCGAGCGTGTTCTCGTGGCCGGACGTGATCAGCGGCTTCGAGCCGCCGTGGCAGCCGACGCTGGTCTATCCGGCCCGCGGCCTCGCGGGGCTGTGGACGGAGCCGGGTGCCGCCGGCGCGCAGGCGCTGGTACGGCTGCTGGGGCGCGGACGGGCCGCGGTGCTGGCCGCGCTGGCCGACCCGGCGACGACATCGGACCTGGCGCACCGGCTGCGGCTGGCCCCCTCGTCGGTGTCCGCGCATCTGGCGGTGCTGCGGGACGCGGGGCTGCTGACCTCGCGGCGCTATGGGCACCGGGTGCTGTACGAGCGGACACCGCTGGGGATGGCGCTGGCGGCGTCCGGAGGGTGA
- a CDS encoding DUF3817 domain-containing protein: MDIKTATALRRLRLVSAPEAVSFLLLLVCSVLKRTTDFNAVPAMGAIHGILFVLYVLFWADAWNRTKWPLKTAALYFVLSVLPTGGFFAERKLKREAEDAVIASRARREGVVNA, encoded by the coding sequence GTGGACATCAAGACCGCCACCGCCCTCCGACGCCTCCGCCTGGTCTCCGCCCCCGAGGCGGTCAGCTTCCTGCTCCTGCTGGTCTGCTCGGTCCTGAAGCGGACCACCGACTTCAACGCGGTCCCCGCGATGGGCGCGATCCACGGCATCCTCTTCGTCCTCTACGTGCTCTTCTGGGCCGACGCCTGGAACCGCACCAAGTGGCCGCTGAAGACCGCCGCCCTCTACTTCGTGCTCTCGGTCCTGCCCACCGGCGGCTTCTTCGCCGAGCGCAAGCTCAAGCGCGAGGCCGAGGACGCGGTCATCGCCTCCCGCGCCCGCCGCGAGGGAGTGGTGAACGCGTGA
- a CDS encoding AIM24 family protein yields the protein MFRLQGSKVLAVDMTGDAVKAKNGSMVAYDGQMAFKKLTGGGEGLRGMVTRRITGEQMTVMEVRGQGTCWFADRASEINLVRLQGEKLYVESSNLLATDAGLRTGTTFTGLRGASQGNGLFTTTVEGSGQAAIMSDGPAVVLRVSAQYPLVVDPGAYIAHQGDLRQTFQSGVTFRTFLGEGGGEAFQIRFEGDGLVYVQPSERNTIAGDA from the coding sequence ATGTTCCGACTGCAGGGCAGCAAGGTGCTCGCCGTCGACATGACCGGGGATGCCGTGAAGGCGAAGAACGGCTCGATGGTCGCGTACGACGGTCAGATGGCCTTCAAGAAGCTGACGGGTGGCGGTGAGGGGCTGCGGGGGATGGTGACGCGGCGGATCACCGGTGAGCAGATGACGGTGATGGAGGTGCGGGGGCAGGGGACCTGCTGGTTCGCGGACCGGGCGTCCGAGATCAATCTCGTCCGCCTCCAGGGGGAGAAGCTGTATGTCGAGTCGAGCAATCTGCTGGCGACGGACGCGGGACTGAGGACGGGCACGACCTTCACCGGGCTGCGCGGCGCCTCGCAGGGCAACGGGCTGTTCACGACCACCGTCGAGGGCAGCGGCCAGGCGGCGATCATGTCCGACGGCCCCGCCGTGGTGCTCCGGGTGAGCGCGCAGTACCCGCTGGTCGTCGACCCGGGCGCCTATATCGCGCACCAGGGAGATCTGCGGCAGACGTTCCAGTCCGGGGTGACCTTCCGCACATTCCTCGGGGAGGGCGGCGGCGAGGCGTTCCAGATCCGCTTTGAGGGGGACGGCCTGGTCTACGTCCAGCCGAGCGAGCGGAACACGATCGCGGGGGACGCGTGA
- a CDS encoding tetratricopeptide repeat protein, whose product MQPRNMSMSGVVDLAAVKAAQEAKAKAEQARAQAAREGGVGAVSPADLVIDVDEAGFERDVLQRSAEVPVVIDFWAEWCQPCKQLSPVLERLAVEYAGRFLLAKIDVDANQMLMQQFGIQGIPAVFAVVAGQALPLFQGAADETQIRQTLDQLVQVAEQRFGLTGLTVDPEAEPGGQAPQQAPAAGPHESLLNAAAQALDAGDLGGAAQAYKNVLADDPGHPEARLGLAQAELLQRVQDLDPQRVRQEAAEKPSDVPAQIAAADLDLVGGHVEDAFGRLIDTVRRTAGEDRDAARLRLLELFEVVGAEDPRVAAARRALARALF is encoded by the coding sequence ATGCAGCCACGGAACATGTCCATGAGCGGAGTCGTCGACCTCGCCGCGGTGAAGGCGGCCCAGGAGGCCAAGGCGAAGGCGGAGCAGGCGCGCGCCCAGGCCGCCCGCGAGGGCGGGGTGGGGGCGGTGTCGCCCGCCGACCTCGTCATCGACGTCGACGAGGCCGGCTTCGAACGCGATGTCCTCCAGCGCTCCGCAGAGGTACCGGTCGTCATCGACTTCTGGGCCGAGTGGTGCCAGCCCTGCAAGCAGCTGAGCCCGGTCCTGGAGCGGCTGGCCGTCGAGTACGCCGGGCGCTTCCTCCTCGCCAAGATCGATGTCGACGCCAACCAGATGCTGATGCAGCAGTTCGGCATCCAGGGGATCCCCGCGGTCTTCGCGGTGGTCGCCGGTCAGGCCCTGCCCCTCTTCCAGGGGGCGGCGGACGAGACGCAGATCCGTCAGACGCTGGACCAGCTGGTGCAGGTCGCCGAGCAGCGCTTCGGTCTGACCGGTCTCACCGTCGACCCGGAGGCCGAGCCGGGCGGCCAGGCCCCCCAGCAGGCTCCGGCCGCAGGCCCGCACGAGTCGCTGCTGAACGCGGCGGCGCAGGCGCTGGACGCGGGCGACCTCGGCGGCGCGGCCCAGGCGTACAAGAACGTCCTGGCCGATGACCCCGGTCACCCGGAGGCCAGACTGGGTCTCGCGCAGGCGGAGTTGCTCCAGCGCGTGCAGGATCTGGACCCGCAGAGGGTCCGTCAGGAGGCGGCCGAGAAGCCGTCGGACGTGCCGGCCCAGATCGCCGCCGCCGACCTGGACCTCGTGGGCGGTCATGTCGAGGACGCGTTCGGCCGGCTCATCGACACGGTGCGGCGCACCGCCGGTGAGGACCGGGACGCGGCGCGGCTGAGACTGCTGGAGCTGTTCGAGGTCGTCGGGGCGGAGGACCCGCGGGTCGCGGCGGCGCGCAGGGCGCTGGCGCGGGCGCTGTTCTGA
- a CDS encoding acyl-CoA mutase large subunit family protein: MDADAIAEGRRRWQARYDAARKRDADFTTLSGDPVEPVYGPRAGDEYEGFERIGWPGEYPFTRGLYPTGYRGRTWTIRQFAGFGNAEQTNERYKMILAAGGGGLSVAFDMPTLMGRDSDDPRSLGEVGHCGVAIDSAADMEVLFRDIPLGDVTTSMTISGPAVPVFCMYLVAAERQGVDPAVLNGTLQTDIFKEYIAQKEWLFQPEPHLRLIGDLMEHCATKIPAYKPLSVSGYHIREAGATAAQELAYTLADGFGYVELGLSRGLDVDVFAPGLSFFFDAHVDFFEEIAKFRAARRIWARWMRDVYGARTDKAQWLRFHTQTAGVSLTAQQPYNNVVRTAVEALAAVLGGTNSLHTNALDETLALPSEQAAEIALRTQQVLMEETGVANVADPLGGSWYVEQLTDRIEADAEKIFDQIKERGLRAHPDGRHPIGPVTSGILRGIEDGWFTGEIAESAFRYQQALEKGDKRVVGVNTATGSVTGDLEILRVSHEVEREQVRALGARKGARDDAAVRASLDAMLEAARSGANMIEPMLSAVRAEATLGEICGVLREEWGVYTEPAGF, from the coding sequence ATGGACGCTGACGCCATCGCAGAGGGCCGCCGACGCTGGCAGGCCCGGTACGACGCCGCACGCAAGCGCGATGCGGACTTCACCACGCTCTCCGGAGACCCCGTGGAGCCGGTGTACGGGCCCCGCGCGGGCGACGAGTACGAGGGCTTCGAGCGGATCGGCTGGCCCGGCGAGTACCCCTTCACCCGCGGGCTGTACCCGACCGGCTACCGCGGGCGGACCTGGACCATCCGCCAGTTCGCCGGCTTCGGCAACGCCGAGCAGACCAACGAGCGCTACAAGATGATCCTCGCCGCGGGCGGCGGCGGGCTCTCGGTCGCCTTCGACATGCCCACCCTGATGGGCCGCGACTCCGACGACCCGCGCTCCCTGGGCGAGGTCGGCCACTGCGGGGTGGCCATCGACTCCGCCGCCGACATGGAGGTCCTGTTCCGGGACATCCCGCTCGGCGACGTCACCACCTCGATGACGATCAGCGGGCCCGCCGTGCCCGTCTTCTGCATGTACCTGGTCGCCGCGGAACGCCAGGGCGTGGACCCCGCCGTCCTCAACGGCACGCTCCAGACGGACATCTTCAAGGAGTACATCGCCCAGAAGGAGTGGCTCTTCCAGCCCGAGCCGCACCTGCGCCTCATCGGCGACCTGATGGAGCACTGCGCGACCAAGATCCCCGCCTACAAGCCGCTGTCCGTCTCCGGCTACCACATCCGCGAGGCCGGGGCCACGGCGGCGCAGGAGCTGGCGTACACGCTCGCGGACGGCTTCGGCTACGTCGAGCTGGGCCTGAGCCGCGGCCTGGACGTGGACGTCTTCGCGCCCGGCCTGTCCTTCTTCTTCGACGCGCACGTCGACTTCTTCGAGGAGATCGCCAAGTTCCGCGCCGCCCGCCGCATCTGGGCGCGCTGGATGAGGGACGTGTACGGCGCGCGCACCGACAAGGCGCAGTGGCTGCGCTTCCACACGCAGACCGCCGGTGTCTCGCTCACCGCCCAGCAGCCGTACAACAACGTCGTGCGCACCGCCGTGGAGGCGCTCGCCGCGGTGCTCGGCGGCACCAACTCGCTGCACACCAACGCCCTGGACGAGACCCTGGCGCTGCCCAGCGAGCAGGCCGCCGAGATCGCGCTGCGCACCCAGCAGGTGCTGATGGAGGAGACCGGCGTCGCCAACGTCGCCGACCCGCTGGGCGGTTCCTGGTACGTCGAGCAGCTGACGGACCGGATCGAGGCGGACGCCGAGAAGATCTTCGACCAGATCAAGGAGCGCGGGCTGCGCGCGCACCCGGACGGGCGGCACCCGATCGGACCGGTGACCTCCGGCATCCTGCGGGGCATCGAGGACGGCTGGTTCACCGGCGAGATCGCCGAGTCCGCGTTCCGCTACCAGCAGGCGCTGGAGAAGGGGGACAAGCGGGTCGTCGGCGTCAACACGGCCACCGGGTCCGTCACCGGCGACCTGGAGATCCTGCGCGTCAGCCACGAGGTGGAGCGCGAGCAGGTGCGCGCGCTCGGGGCGCGCAAGGGCGCACGGGACGACGCGGCGGTGCGCGCCTCGCTGGACGCCATGCTGGAGGCCGCGCGCTCGGGCGCCAACATGATCGAGCCGATGCTGTCCGCGGTGCGCGCCGAGGCGACGCTCGGGGAGATCTGCGGGGTGCTGCGCGAGGAGTGGGGGGTGTACACGGAGCCGGCGGGCTTCTGA
- a CDS encoding MFS transporter: MQQRYTQVFAVPEFRAVFAAHALSLLGVIVSEIALSVLVYDLTASPLLSALTFALGFLPYVVGGTLLAGLADRFPARRVLVVCDLVCAACVAGMVAPGAHIGVLLALRCALALVSPVFQGTRMATLADILGDGDLFVLGRSLLRIVSQSALLVGYGLGGLLLTVVSPRHALLITVATFLASAALLRLGTRPRPARGGGGGALVGDSLRGARQVLADRRTRVLLLLFWVPPMFAVVPEALAAPYAAALGTGSTGLGLLMCALPVGTVAGELYAGSRLSPAARERVALPLVSLALLPYLGYALHPGLPLSLLLLLVSGAGSAYTLGLDQWFVAAVPEELRGRAMTLLTAGLMTLQGVGMALAGVAAEFAGVRVTVAGAGVLGTVCCVLLAGAARRTSARTPGERRTTAGRAPGDRKARRG, from the coding sequence ATGCAGCAGCGCTACACCCAGGTCTTCGCCGTCCCCGAGTTCCGGGCCGTCTTCGCCGCCCACGCCCTCTCCCTGCTCGGCGTGATCGTCAGCGAGATCGCCCTCTCCGTCCTCGTCTACGACCTCACCGCCTCGCCCCTGCTCAGCGCCCTCACCTTCGCGCTCGGCTTCCTCCCGTACGTCGTCGGCGGCACCCTCCTGGCCGGGCTCGCCGACCGCTTCCCGGCCCGCCGGGTACTGGTCGTCTGCGACCTGGTGTGCGCGGCGTGCGTGGCGGGCATGGTCGCGCCCGGGGCGCACATCGGCGTCCTGCTCGCGCTCCGATGCGCCCTCGCCCTGGTCTCACCGGTCTTCCAGGGCACCCGCATGGCCACGCTCGCCGACATCCTCGGCGACGGCGACCTGTTCGTCCTCGGCCGTTCCCTGCTGCGGATCGTCTCGCAGAGCGCGCTGCTCGTCGGCTACGGGCTCGGCGGGCTGCTGCTCACCGTGGTCAGCCCCCGGCACGCCCTGCTGATCACCGTGGCCACCTTCCTGGCCTCCGCCGCCCTGCTCCGCCTCGGCACCCGCCCCCGGCCCGCGCGCGGCGGCGGGGGCGGCGCCCTGGTCGGCGACTCGCTGCGCGGCGCCCGGCAGGTGCTCGCCGACCGCAGGACGCGCGTCCTGCTGCTGCTGTTCTGGGTGCCGCCGATGTTCGCCGTGGTGCCCGAGGCCCTGGCCGCCCCGTACGCCGCCGCGCTCGGCACCGGGTCCACCGGGCTCGGCCTGCTGATGTGCGCGCTGCCCGTGGGCACCGTGGCGGGCGAGCTGTACGCCGGCTCCCGGCTGTCGCCCGCCGCCCGCGAACGCGTCGCCCTGCCGCTGGTGAGCCTCGCCCTGCTGCCGTACCTCGGCTACGCCCTCCACCCGGGCCTGCCCCTCTCGCTGCTCCTGCTGCTGGTCTCCGGCGCCGGATCGGCCTACACCCTGGGCCTGGACCAGTGGTTCGTCGCCGCCGTGCCCGAGGAGCTGCGGGGCCGGGCGATGACCCTGCTCACCGCCGGTCTGATGACCCTCCAGGGCGTGGGCATGGCCCTGGCGGGCGTCGCGGCCGAGTTCGCCGGCGTGCGGGTCACCGTCGCGGGCGCCGGGGTCCTGGGCACCGTCTGCTGCGTCCTGCTGGCGGGCGCCGCCCGGCGGACGTCCGCGCGGACACCGGGGGAGCGCCGGACGACCGCCGGACGAGCACCGGGCGACCGAAAGGCGAGACGGGGCTGA
- a CDS encoding MarR family winged helix-turn-helix transcriptional regulator, with product MPKPLSLPFDPIARADELWKQRWGSVPSMAAITSIMRAHQILLAEVDAVVKPYGLTFARYEALVLLTFSKAGELPMSKIGERLMVHPTSVTNTVDRLVRSGLVAKRPNPNDGRGTLAVITDKGREAVDAATRDLMAMDFGLGAYDAEECAEIFAMLRPLRIAARDFEDE from the coding sequence GTGCCGAAGCCCCTCAGTCTCCCGTTCGACCCCATCGCCCGCGCCGACGAGCTCTGGAAGCAGCGCTGGGGAAGCGTGCCGTCCATGGCGGCGATCACGTCCATCATGCGCGCCCACCAGATCCTGCTGGCCGAGGTCGACGCCGTGGTCAAGCCGTACGGACTGACGTTCGCGCGCTACGAGGCCCTGGTGCTGCTCACCTTCTCCAAGGCCGGCGAGCTGCCGATGTCCAAGATCGGCGAGCGGCTGATGGTGCATCCCACCTCCGTGACCAACACGGTGGACCGCCTGGTCAGGTCCGGCCTGGTGGCCAAGCGCCCCAACCCCAACGACGGCCGCGGCACCCTCGCCGTCATCACCGACAAGGGCCGCGAGGCCGTCGACGCCGCCACCCGCGACCTGATGGCGATGGACTTCGGCCTGGGCGCGTACGACGCCGAGGAGTGCGCGGAGATCTTCGCGATGCTGCGGCCGCTGCGGATCGCTGCGCGGGACTTCGAGGACGAGTAG
- the pyk gene encoding pyruvate kinase, giving the protein MRRSKIVCTLGPAVDSHEQLVSLIEAGMNVARFNFSHGTHAEHQGRYDRVRAAAKETGRAIAVLADLQGPKIRLETFAEGPVELERGDEFTITTEDVAGDKQICGTTYKGLPGDVSRGDQVLINDGNVELKVLDVEGPRVRTIVIEGGVISDHKGINLPGAAVNVPALSEKDIEDLRFALRMGCDMVALSFVRDAKDVADVHRVMDEEGHRVPVIAKVEKPQAVENMEDVVMAFDGVMVARGDLAVEYPLEKVPMVQKRLIELCRRNAKPVIVATQMMESMITNSRPTRAEASDVANAILDGADAVMLSAESSVGAYPIETVKTMSKIVAAAEEELLSKGLQPLVPGKKPRTQGGSVARAAAEIADFLGGKGLVAFTQSGDTARRLSRYRATQPILAFTTDESTRNQLALSWGVESHVVPFVNSTDEMVDLVDQELIKLKRFNAGDVVIITAGSPPGVPGTTNMVRVHHLGGGGRD; this is encoded by the coding sequence ATGCGCCGTTCGAAAATCGTCTGTACCCTCGGCCCCGCGGTCGACTCCCACGAGCAGCTCGTCTCGCTGATCGAAGCCGGCATGAACGTGGCCCGCTTCAACTTCAGCCACGGCACCCACGCCGAGCACCAGGGCCGGTACGACCGGGTCCGTGCCGCGGCCAAGGAGACCGGCCGGGCCATCGCGGTCCTCGCCGACCTCCAGGGCCCGAAGATCCGGCTGGAGACCTTCGCCGAGGGCCCGGTCGAGCTGGAGCGCGGTGACGAGTTCACCATCACGACCGAGGACGTCGCGGGCGACAAGCAGATCTGCGGCACGACGTACAAGGGGCTGCCGGGTGACGTCTCGCGCGGCGACCAGGTCCTGATCAACGACGGCAACGTCGAGCTGAAGGTCCTGGACGTCGAGGGTCCGCGGGTGAGGACGATCGTCATCGAGGGTGGTGTCATCTCCGACCACAAGGGCATCAACCTGCCCGGCGCGGCCGTGAACGTGCCGGCGCTGTCCGAGAAGGACATCGAGGACCTGCGGTTCGCGCTGCGCATGGGCTGCGACATGGTGGCGCTGTCCTTCGTCCGGGACGCCAAGGACGTCGCCGACGTCCACCGCGTCATGGACGAGGAGGGCCACCGCGTCCCCGTCATCGCCAAGGTGGAGAAGCCGCAGGCGGTGGAGAACATGGAGGACGTCGTGATGGCGTTCGACGGTGTGATGGTCGCCCGCGGCGACCTCGCCGTCGAGTACCCGCTCGAAAAGGTCCCCATGGTGCAGAAGCGCCTGATCGAGCTGTGCCGGCGCAACGCCAAGCCGGTGATCGTGGCGACCCAGATGATGGAGTCGATGATCACCAACTCCCGGCCGACCCGCGCCGAGGCATCCGACGTGGCCAACGCGATCCTGGACGGCGCCGACGCGGTGATGCTGTCCGCCGAGTCGAGCGTGGGCGCGTACCCGATCGAGACCGTCAAGACGATGTCGAAGATCGTCGCGGCGGCCGAGGAGGAGCTGCTGTCCAAGGGCCTCCAGCCGCTGGTGCCGGGCAAGAAGCCGCGCACGCAGGGCGGTTCGGTGGCCCGTGCCGCCGCCGAGATCGCCGACTTCCTCGGCGGCAAGGGCCTGGTGGCCTTCACCCAGTCCGGCGACACGGCCCGCCGGCTGTCCCGCTACCGCGCCACGCAGCCGATCCTGGCCTTCACCACCGACGAGTCCACCCGCAACCAGCTGGCGCTCAGCTGGGGCGTGGAGTCGCACGTGGTGCCGTTCGTCAACAGCACCGACGAGATGGTCGACCTGGTCGACCAGGAGCTGATCAAGCTCAAGCGGTTCAACGCGGGTGACGTCGTGATCATCACCGCGGGCTCCCCGCCCGGCGTCCCCGGCACCACCAACATGGTGCGCGTCCACCACCTGGGCGGCGGCGGGCGCGACTGA